The nucleotide window CTCGACGACCACTCCGCCTTCGTCGCGAGCCTGGGCAGCACCCGCTCGCCCCGGATGCGGGACGTGCTGACCACCATCCAGGCCGACCAGGACGCCATCATCCGCGCGGGCTCCCGCGGCGCCCTCGTGGTCGACGGCGGCCCGGGTACGGGCAAGACCGTCGTCGCCCTGCACCGGTCGGCCTACCTCCTCTACTCCGACCCGCGGCTGGGCCACCGCCGGGGCGGTGTGCTGTTCGTCGGCCCGCACCAGCCCTACCTGGCCTACGTCGCCGACGTCCTGCCCAGTCTCGGCGAGGAGGGCGTGCAGACCTGCACCCTGCGGGACCTCGTCGCCGAGGGGGCCGGGGCGCCGGACGAGACCGACCCGGACGTGGCCGCCCTGAAATCGTCCGCGGACATGGTGCGGGCGGTCGAGAAGGCCGTCCGGTTCTACGAGACACCGCCCACCGGGGACCTGGTCGTCACGACCCCCTGGGCCGACATCCCGCTGAGCGCCGACGACTGGGCCGAGGCCTTCGGGGCACCGGGACCCGGTACGCCGCACAACGAGGCACGCGAGCAGGTCTGGGAGGCCCTGTGCGCGATCCTGCTGGACAAGCACGACGGCGACGTCCCGCCCGAGGTGTTCCGCGGGTCGCTGCTGCGCGACGAGGAGCTGACCGCGGCCCTGAACGGCGCGTGGCCGCTGCTCGAGGCCGCCGACGTCGTCGGGGACCTGTGGTCCGTGCCCGCCTACCTGCGGATGTGCGCCCCCTGGCTCGGCCCCGACGACGTACGGAAACTGCGGCGCGCGGACCCGCAGGCGTGGACGGTGTCCGACCTGCCGATCCTGGACGCGGCACGGCAGCGGCTCGGCGACCCGCTGACGGTCCGGCGCAGGCGCCGGCAGGAGGCGGTCCTGGCCGCCCAGCGCGAGCGGATGACGCAGGTGGTCGACAACCTGATCGAGGCGGCCACCGCCTCCGGCGCCGACGGGGACGAGGGCATGGGCCTGGTGCGGATGCTGCGCGGCGAGGACGCCGGGGTCAGCCTGGTCGACGAGTCCGAGCTGGTCACCGCCGATCCGGACCTGCTCGCCGGCCCGTTCGCGCACATCGTCGTGGACGAGGCCCAGGAGCTGACCGACGCCGAGTGGCAGATGCTGCTGCTGCGCTGCCCGTCCCGGAGCTTCACCATCGTCGGGGACCGCGCCCAGGCCAGGCACGGGTTCACCGAGTCGTGGCGGGAGCGGCTGGAGCGGATCGGGCTCGACCGGATCGACGTGGCCTCGCTGGGCATCAACTACCGGACGCCGCAGGAGGTCATGGCGGCGGCCGAGCCGGTCATCCGGGCCGCGCTCCCGGACGCCAACGTGCCCACCTCCATCCGCAGCAACGGCATCCCGGTCGTGCACGGATCCGTCGCGGACCGGGACGCGGTCCTCGACGACTGGCTGGATACGCGGGGCGACGGGATCGCCTGTGTCATCGGCGACCCCACGTTCCGGGCCGACGCCGCGCGTGCGGTCGCTGACCCCGCGGCTGGCGAAGGGGCTCGAGTTCGACCTGGTCGTCCTCGTCGACCCGGCCGGGTTCGGCGAGGGCGTCGAAGGGGCGGTCGACCGCTATGTCGCGATGACCCGGGCGACCCAGCGCCTCGTCGTCCTGACGAGCTGACGTTTCCTTCCACGCCGCACGGTTACCCAGGCACTGACCGGAGACGTCGCGGGAGCCGAAACGGAGTGACCATGGCCGGCATGAAGGTGTCCGACTACATCCTGCAGCGCCTGCGTGAGTGGGACGTGGACCATGTCTTCGCCTACGCCGGCGACGGGATCAACGGGCTGCTGGCGGCCTGGGGCCGGGCGGAGAACAAGCCGAAGTTCGTCCAGGCGCGGCACGAGGAGATGGCCGCCTTCCAGGCCGTGGGGTACGCCAAGTTCTCCGGCAGGGTGGGCGTGTGCGCGGCCACCTCCGGACCGGGGGCGATCCACCTGCTGAACGGGCTGTACGACGCGAAGCTCGACCACGTCCCGGTCGTGGCGCTGGTCGGGCAGACCGACCGCACCGCCATGGGCGGCTCGTACCAGCAGGAGGTGGACCTGGCGAGCCTGTACAAGGACGTCGCCTCGGAGTTCTGCGAGACGGCGACGGTGCCGGAACAGCTGCCGAACCTGATCGACCGGGCGATGCGCACCGCGTACGCGCGGCGCACCGTCACCGCGGTCATCCTGCCCGCCGACGTGCAGGAGCTGGACTACAGCCCGCCGACCCACGCGTTCAAGATGGTGCCGTCCAGCCTGGGCCTCGGGCGCTCCGCGCCGGTGCCGGCCGACGAGGACGTCCTGCGCGCCGCGCAGGTCCTGAACGCCGGGGAGAAGGTCGCCGTGCTGATCGGCCAGGGCGCCCGGGGAGCGCGCGCCGAGGTCGAGGAGCTGGCGGAGGTGCTCGGCGCCGGGGTCGCCAAGGCTCTGCTGGGCAAGGACGCACTGCCGGACGACCTGCCGTACGTGACCGGGTCCATCGGGCTGCTCGGCACCCGCCCGTCCTACGAGCTGATGCGGGACTGCGACACCCTGCTGGTGGTCGGCTCCAGCTTCCCGTACACGCAGTTCCTGCCGGAGCTGGACCAGGCGCGGGCCGTCCAGATCGACATCGACCCGCACATGATCGGCCTGCGCTACCCCTTCGAGGTGAACCTCGTGGGGGACGCCGGCGAGACACTGCGCGCACTGCTGCCGCACCTGCGGCGCAAGGAGGGGCGCGCCTGGCGGGAGAAGATCGAGAAGAACGTCTCGCGCTGGTGGGAGGTCATGCAGCGGCGGGCCGCCGTGGACGCCGACCCGGTCAATCCCGAGTACGTCGTGCACGCCCTGGACGCCAGGCTGCCCGAGGACGCCGTCCTGGCCGCGGACTCCGGGTCGGCGGCCAACTGGTACGCCCGCCACCTGCGGCTGCGCGGCCGGATGCGCGGCTCCCTGTCCGGGACGCTGGCGACGATGGGGCCGGGCGTGCCGTACGCGATCGGCGCGAAGTTCGCCCACCCGGACCGGCCGGCGATCGCCCTCGTCGGGGACGGGGCCATGCAGATGAACGGCATGATGGAGATGGTGACGGCCGCCAAGTACTGCCACGAGTGGTCCGATCCGCGGCTGATCGTGGCCGTGCTCAACAACGGCGACCTCAACCAGGTCACCTGGGAGATGCGGGCCATGTCCGGCGCCCCGCAGTTCGAGGAGTCGCAGCACATCCCCGACCTGCCCTACGCCGAGATCGCCCGCAGCTTCGGCCTGGACGGCGTACGCGTGGAGAAGCCGGAGCAGGTCGAGCCGGCCTGGGACCGGGCCCTGGCCGCCGACCGGCCCTTCGTCATCGATTTCCGCTGCGATCCGGCCGTGCCGCCGATCCCGCCGCACGCCACCCTGGACCAGATCGAGGCGGCGGCCTCGGCGATCCTGCACGGCGACAGCGACCGCGGTTCCGTGATCAGGCAGGGGTTCAAGGCCAAGGTGCAGGAGATGCTGCCCGGCGGGGACCGCTCCGAGTAGGTGAGCAGGTCATGGACGAGGACTTCGACCGGTCGTCCGGCCGTGCCGGTCGTACCGGGTGACCTCGCCCCCCGGCTCCCGCCCGTCCTGGGCCGAGGGGCCCGAGGGTCCGTCACGGACACCGAACCACTCCCCCGCCGGTCCGCGGGCGGGGGCGTCCTTCTAGGGTGCCGCCATGGACTCGCAGCACTACCTCGCGCACCTGTTCTCCCTGGAAGGCCGGACCGCCCTGGTGACCGGGGGCAGCTCCGGCATCGGGCGCGGCATCGCTCAAGCCCTGGCCCGCGCCGGGGCGGACGTCGTGCTCGTGGCGCGCAAGGAGGCCGAACTGGCGGCCACCGCAGACGAGTTGACCGCTCTTGGTGCCCGGGCGGCCTGGGTCGGCGGGGACTTGAGCACCCGGGCGGGCGTACGCGACGCGGCCGAGCAGGCGGCCGGCGTCTTCGGCGAGCCCGACATCCTCGTCAACTGCGCCGGGATCAACCTGCGGCCGCCGATGAGCGAGCTGGGCGAGGAGGTCTGGGACGCCACCATGGCGCTGAACCTGGACGCGCCCTTCCTGCTGGGCCAGCGGTTCGGCCCGGCGATGGCCGAGCGGGGCTTCGGGCGGATCATCCACATCACCTCGCAGCAGGCGCACCGCGCCTTCGTCCAGAGCGGTGCCTACGGCGTCTCCAAGGGCGCGCTGGAGTCGCTGGCCCGTTCGCAGGCGGAGGCCTGGTCGCCGTACGGCGTCACGGTCAACACACTGGTGCCCGGTTTCGTGATGACACCGCTGAACCGGCGCCTGTCGTCCGACCCCGGAAAGGTGGCGGCCCTCGCGGCCCGCACGCTGGTTGGCCGCAACGGCCTGGCGGAGGACTTCGCGGGCGCGGCGGTCTTTCTGGCGAGCACGGCCTCGGCGTACGTCACCGGGCAGTCGCTGCATGTCGACGGCGGCTTCTCCGTCCACTGAGCGCCGCACGGGCCCCGCGGGAGGCGCGACCGGATCCGCGCGGACCCGCACCCGCCCCGCGATCCGGCACCACAGGTAGAGGCCGTCCCGGTCCGTTCAGCGGCTGACGCATCGAGGGGGTGCGGCACTAGAGTGACACGGTGACCTCTCTGTCGAAGGACGCACAGCCGCTGTTCGGTGAGGACGAGCGCGACGTCGCCGTGCGGCGCCTGCAGGACGCGTACGCCCAAGGGCACGTCCCGCACGAGGAGATGGACGTACTCCTCCACCGGGTGCTCACCGCCAGGACGCACGGCGAGCTGGCGTCGGCCCTGGCCGCGTTTCCTGCGGAGGACCCGGGCACCACGTCCACGATCGGCGCCGTCGCCGGACGGATCAAGCGGCGCGGCGCGTGGCGCGTCCCGCGGTTCCTCAAGGTCGAGTCCGCGATGGGCCGGGTCCATCTGAACCTGTCCCGGGCGGCCTTCGAGCATCCGGTGGTCGACATCGAGCTGCAGCTCGGCACCGGACGGGCGAAGATCACGGTCCCCCGCGACGCGGTCGTCGACGTCGAGGGGGTGCGCACCACATGGAAGGACCTGCGCTACCGGCCCCCGCGGCACTCCCGGCCCGGCGGCGGGCCGAGGATCCGGATCTCGGGGGTCATGGGAATGGGACGGCTGCGCATCCGCCACGCGTGGCGTTGAGCCGGTCCACGGACAACCGCCCCGACAGGCCCCGCTCATGCGCACCCTGCTCCGAGGACGCCCCGAACCCCGGATGCGCGTTCGAGTGACCGGGGTGGGCGACCGGGGCGGACGGTTCAGGCCGTGGTGGCCCGGGTCCGCTCGCGGCCGCGATCGCGGTCCCGGTCCTTGTCGCGGTCCTTGTCCCGGTCCCGGTTCAGGCGCTTGCGGAGTGTCTGGGCGAACTCCTCGGCCTCCGTCAGTTGCGTGCGGAGCCTTTCCACCTGCCAGAGGGCGTGCTGCTCGTACTCGCGGACGCGCAGCAGCAGGGACTGCCGTTCGTACGCCGTCAGACCGTCGTCGGAGTCGAGACGGTCGGTGAGGGCCAGCAGCTCACGCATCTGGTCCAGGCTGAAGTCGAGTGGCTGCATACGGCGGATGGCCTTCAGCCGGGCGACGTCCTCCCTGGTGTAGAGGCGGAAACCGCCCGCGGAACAGGCGGAGGGGGTGACCAGGCCGGTCGCCTCGTAGTACCGGATCGTGCGCAGCGCCAGCTCCGTGCGTGCGCCGACCTCGCCGATCTGCATGTGCTCGCTGCTCATTCGGACGCCCTACCTCGTCTGTCTCGTCTGTGTCCGTCGCCCGGGCCATGGGGCGGCCGACGTCGATCGCTACCGTGACGTCGAGGTAAAGTATGTGATCATCAGGTCGGCTCCATGTCGTTCCCACTCCGTGGTACGGAAGAAATGTTCCCGTGGCCGCCGACCGTGCCGGGGCGACGACGACGACGCGTCGGGCCGGGCCGGGTGAAGGACGACGTCCGCGGGAGAGAGCGTGCGCATACGCAGGGCGTTCGGCGCCGCCGTCTGTCCGCCGTGATCGCGAACGTGTCCGCGGCCGTCCGCGTCTGAAGGGCGCCGGTGTGCCGCCCGGACACCACCCCCTCCGCCTCCCTCTCCCCCTCTGCCACTTTTCCGCCACGCCAGGGTGATGCCGGGCGTGCCCGAGCACGACAGGTTCCTTTCTTGCCCACGCCCGTTCCGTCCCCACCGCCCCCGCTGTCCCCGCTGTCCCCGCTCGCGCGGTTGCGCGGTCTGCGTCCCGACTGGCTCTCCGACCCGAAGGTCTGGCGCACCGAGATGCTGGCCGGCCTGGTGGTCGCGCTCGCGCTGATCCCCGAGGCGATCTCGTTCTCGATCATCGCCGGGGTCGACCCGGCGATCGGACTGTTCGCGTCCTTCACCATGGCCGTGACCATCTCCGTCGTCGGCGGACGCCGGGCGATGATCTCCGCCGCCACCGGAGCCGTGGCGCTGGTCATCGCCCCGCTCAACCGCGAGCACGGCCTGGGTCACCTGGTCGCCGCGGTCATCCTGGCCGGTGTCTTCCAGATCGCGCTCGGCGCGCTCGGCGTCGCGAAGCTGATGCGGTTCGTGCCCCGCAGCGTGATGGTCGGCTTCGTCAACGCCCTCGCCGTCCTCATCTTCATGGCCCAGGTCCCCGAGATGCACGACGTGCCCTGGCCCGTCTATCCACTGATCGCCGGCGGGCTCGCCCTCATGGTGTTCTTCCCGAGGATCACCACCGTGGTCCCGGCCCCGCTGGTGTCCATCGTCATCCTCACCGTCGTCACCGTCGCCGCCGGGATCGCCGTGCCGACGGTCGGGGACAAGGGCGAGCTGCCGTCCTCCCTGCCGGTGCCGGGCCTGCCCGACGTGCCGTTCACCCTGGACACCCTGACGACCGTCGCCCCCTACGCGTTCGCCATGGCGCTGGTCGGCCTGATGGAGTCGCTGATGACGGCCAAGCTGGTCGACGAGATCACCGACACCCATTCCTCCAAGACCCGCGAGTCGATCGGGCAGGGCATCGCCAACATCGTGACCGGGTTCTTCGGCGGTATGGGCGGCTGCGCCATGATCGGTCAGACGATGATCAACGTGAAGGTCTCCGGCGCCCGCACCCGCCTGTCCACCTTCCTGGCCGGCGTGTTCCTGATGGTGCTGTGCATCGTCTTCGGCCCGGTCGTCTCCGACATTCCGATGGCCGCCCTGGTCGCCGTCATGGTCATGGTGTCCTTCGCGACCTTCGACTGGCATTCCGTCGCGCCCAAGACGCTCAGGCGGATGCCCGTCGGCGAGATCGCCGTCATGGTCGTCACCGTCGCCTGCGTGGTCGCCACCGGCAATCTCGCCATCGGCGTCGTCGTCGGCTCCGTCACCGCGATGGTCATCTTCGCCAGGCGCGTCGCCCATCTGGCCGAGGTCACCCCGGTCACCGACCCGGACGGCGGCCGGGTCGTCTACCGCGTCACCGGTGAGCTGTTCTTCGCCTCCTCCAACGACCTGGTCGGCCAGTTCCGCTACGCCGCCGATCCCGACAGGGTCGTCATCGACCTGACCGCCGCGCATATCTGGGACGCCTCGTCCGTCGCGGCCCTGGACGCCGTCGAGACCAAGTACGCGCAGCGGGGCAAGACGGTGGAGATCATCGGCCTGAACGAGCCGAGTGCCCGGATCCACGGGAAGCTCAGCGGAGAGCTGGGCGGCGGGCACTGACGGGCGGACGCCGTGGCGCCTGCCCGCCGATGCCCGCCGATGTTCGCCGAGGGGGGACGGAGGGACGGAGACCGGGGGGGACGGAGACCGGGGGGACGGGGTGATTCGGTTCGTCCGTCGCCGCGGGCCGGTCGTGGCCGGTCGCGCAGTTCCCCGCGCCCCTCGACGGGCCTCCCCACGACCCCCGCGGGAGGACGGCGGCCGTCAGCCCTTCACCGCTCCCGCCGTGAGTCCCTGGACGATGTGGCGGCTGGCGAAGGCGAACAGCAGCATCGTGGGCAGGATGGTGAGCACCGCGGCCGCGGACATCGAGCCCCAGTCGATGTTGAAGCTGCTGATGAAGCCGTTCAGGGCGGTCGGCACGGTCTTGTTGCTGTCGCTGTTCATCAGCGTCACCGACAGGAACAGCTCGTTCCAGCAGTTGACGAAGTTGAAGATGAAGGCCGCCACGATCCCGGGCCGCATCACCGGCAGCAGCACCCGGAACAGCGCCCCGAACCGGGACAGGCCGTCGATCATGGCGGCCTCCTCCAGCGCGTCCGGGATGTTCTCGAAGAAGCCCCGGAGCATCACCGTGCAGAACGGGATGCAGACGGCGATGTAGACGAGGATCAGCCCGAGCCGGTTGTCGACCATCTTGAGGTCGGTCATCAGCAGGTACAGCGGCCCCAGCGCGATGAACGTCGGGATCATCTGGGTCACCAGGGCCGCCATCAGCAGCGCGGACTTGGTGCGGAACTCGAAGCGGGCCAGCACGTACGCCGAGAGCATCGAGATGACGGTGGCGACCGCGGCCGCCACGGTGGCGATGATGAGGCTGTTGGTGAGGTAGACCCCGAAGTCGGCCTTGCCGAACAGCCCGCTGTAGTTCTCCAGCGAGAAGTGCTCGGGCCAGTAGGCGATCGGGAAGGCGAAGATGTCGCCCGGCGCCTTCAGCGACGTGATGGTGATCCAGTAGAGGGGGAAGACGGTGAAGAGCAGCCACAGCCCCAGAAAGGTGAACTTGGTGACCCGGCCCGCCGTGGACTCCTTGCCGATCACGGCTTCACCTCTCGCTTCTCGCGCGTGGCCAGGAGGAAGAAGGTCGCGAACACCAGCAGGGTGGCGACGACGATGAGCCCGAGCGCGGACGCCCTGCCGTAGTCGCC belongs to Streptomyces sp. V3I8 and includes:
- a CDS encoding thiamine pyrophosphate-requiring protein produces the protein MKVSDYILQRLREWDVDHVFAYAGDGINGLLAAWGRAENKPKFVQARHEEMAAFQAVGYAKFSGRVGVCAATSGPGAIHLLNGLYDAKLDHVPVVALVGQTDRTAMGGSYQQEVDLASLYKDVASEFCETATVPEQLPNLIDRAMRTAYARRTVTAVILPADVQELDYSPPTHAFKMVPSSLGLGRSAPVPADEDVLRAAQVLNAGEKVAVLIGQGARGARAEVEELAEVLGAGVAKALLGKDALPDDLPYVTGSIGLLGTRPSYELMRDCDTLLVVGSSFPYTQFLPELDQARAVQIDIDPHMIGLRYPFEVNLVGDAGETLRALLPHLRRKEGRAWREKIEKNVSRWWEVMQRRAAVDADPVNPEYVVHALDARLPEDAVLAADSGSAANWYARHLRLRGRMRGSLSGTLATMGPGVPYAIGAKFAHPDRPAIALVGDGAMQMNGMMEMVTAAKYCHEWSDPRLIVAVLNNGDLNQVTWEMRAMSGAPQFEESQHIPDLPYAEIARSFGLDGVRVEKPEQVEPAWDRALAADRPFVIDFRCDPAVPPIPPHATLDQIEAAASAILHGDSDRGSVIRQGFKAKVQEMLPGGDRSE
- a CDS encoding SDR family NAD(P)-dependent oxidoreductase codes for the protein MDSQHYLAHLFSLEGRTALVTGGSSGIGRGIAQALARAGADVVLVARKEAELAATADELTALGARAAWVGGDLSTRAGVRDAAEQAAGVFGEPDILVNCAGINLRPPMSELGEEVWDATMALNLDAPFLLGQRFGPAMAERGFGRIIHITSQQAHRAFVQSGAYGVSKGALESLARSQAEAWSPYGVTVNTLVPGFVMTPLNRRLSSDPGKVAALAARTLVGRNGLAEDFAGAAVFLASTASAYVTGQSLHVDGGFSVH
- a CDS encoding DUF1707 domain-containing protein encodes the protein MTSLSKDAQPLFGEDERDVAVRRLQDAYAQGHVPHEEMDVLLHRVLTARTHGELASALAAFPAEDPGTTSTIGAVAGRIKRRGAWRVPRFLKVESAMGRVHLNLSRAAFEHPVVDIELQLGTGRAKITVPRDAVVDVEGVRTTWKDLRYRPPRHSRPGGGPRIRISGVMGMGRLRIRHAWR
- a CDS encoding MerR family transcriptional regulator, whose translation is MSSEHMQIGEVGARTELALRTIRYYEATGLVTPSACSAGGFRLYTREDVARLKAIRRMQPLDFSLDQMRELLALTDRLDSDDGLTAYERQSLLLRVREYEQHALWQVERLRTQLTEAEEFAQTLRKRLNRDRDKDRDKDRDRDRGRERTRATTA
- a CDS encoding SulP family inorganic anion transporter encodes the protein MSPLARLRGLRPDWLSDPKVWRTEMLAGLVVALALIPEAISFSIIAGVDPAIGLFASFTMAVTISVVGGRRAMISAATGAVALVIAPLNREHGLGHLVAAVILAGVFQIALGALGVAKLMRFVPRSVMVGFVNALAVLIFMAQVPEMHDVPWPVYPLIAGGLALMVFFPRITTVVPAPLVSIVILTVVTVAAGIAVPTVGDKGELPSSLPVPGLPDVPFTLDTLTTVAPYAFAMALVGLMESLMTAKLVDEITDTHSSKTRESIGQGIANIVTGFFGGMGGCAMIGQTMINVKVSGARTRLSTFLAGVFLMVLCIVFGPVVSDIPMAALVAVMVMVSFATFDWHSVAPKTLRRMPVGEIAVMVVTVACVVATGNLAIGVVVGSVTAMVIFARRVAHLAEVTPVTDPDGGRVVYRVTGELFFASSNDLVGQFRYAADPDRVVIDLTAAHIWDASSVAALDAVETKYAQRGKTVEIIGLNEPSARIHGKLSGELGGGH
- a CDS encoding carbohydrate ABC transporter permease, which codes for MIGKESTAGRVTKFTFLGLWLLFTVFPLYWITITSLKAPGDIFAFPIAYWPEHFSLENYSGLFGKADFGVYLTNSLIIATVAAAVATVISMLSAYVLARFEFRTKSALLMAALVTQMIPTFIALGPLYLLMTDLKMVDNRLGLILVYIAVCIPFCTVMLRGFFENIPDALEEAAMIDGLSRFGALFRVLLPVMRPGIVAAFIFNFVNCWNELFLSVTLMNSDSNKTVPTALNGFISSFNIDWGSMSAAAVLTILPTMLLFAFASRHIVQGLTAGAVKG